A region from the Oceanidesulfovibrio marinus genome encodes:
- a CDS encoding glycosyltransferase, translating into MAPSSCVAWAGNPYFSNRLSARGWRIVHIPLADAFIGWDDVVAACGGEPSLFVLGDRSSVPLLRSVERFPCPTVAIFVDTHIHSWHPLYAQGFDLATVAMRDHIAAFRGRLLPDDRLRWLPLFARSEDKPRPEIEQAHDLLFVGKVDAELTPGRYRFLHDLAERAPLTMLRGPYRELFPTGKLILNESERGDLNFRVFEALGCGCCLLTPDVGHGLRELFTDGEDLFLYPPGDADAVAALTRQLLDDEATRRRVAASGLAKVDAAHRDFHRAEQFEQWLDGFDLPALAAHRLANARRIKREFLNVIYLHLAESYAGTRTAALYLREAKSL; encoded by the coding sequence ATGGCACCTTCATCCTGCGTAGCATGGGCCGGCAACCCCTATTTTTCCAACAGACTTTCCGCTCGCGGCTGGCGCATCGTCCACATCCCCCTGGCCGACGCCTTTATCGGCTGGGACGATGTGGTCGCCGCATGCGGGGGCGAACCATCGCTTTTCGTCCTGGGCGATCGCAGCTCCGTCCCGCTCCTCCGCAGCGTGGAGCGCTTCCCCTGCCCCACCGTGGCCATCTTTGTGGATACGCACATCCATAGCTGGCACCCGCTGTACGCCCAGGGATTCGACCTGGCCACCGTGGCCATGCGCGACCACATCGCCGCCTTCCGGGGCAGGCTGCTGCCCGACGATCGCCTGCGGTGGCTGCCGCTCTTTGCCCGCTCCGAGGACAAGCCCCGGCCGGAGATCGAGCAGGCGCACGACCTGCTTTTCGTGGGCAAGGTGGACGCGGAGCTGACCCCGGGCCGCTACCGCTTTTTGCACGATCTGGCCGAACGCGCGCCGCTGACCATGCTGCGCGGGCCCTACCGCGAGCTCTTCCCCACCGGCAAGCTGATCCTCAACGAGTCCGAACGCGGCGACCTGAACTTCCGCGTGTTCGAGGCTCTGGGTTGCGGCTGCTGTCTGCTTACCCCGGACGTGGGCCACGGCCTGCGCGAGCTTTTCACCGACGGCGAGGACCTCTTCCTCTACCCGCCCGGCGACGCAGATGCCGTGGCCGCGCTGACGCGTCAGCTGCTGGACGACGAGGCAACCCGCCGCCGCGTGGCTGCCTCCGGCCTGGCCAAGGTGGATGCGGCCCATCGGGACTTCCACCGCGCCGAGCAGTTCGAGCAGTGGCTCGACGGGTTTGACCTGCCCGCCCTGGCCGCGCACCGCCTGGCCAACGCCAGGCGCATCAAGCGCGAGTTCCTCAACGTCATCTACCTGCACCTCGCCGAGAGCTACGCCGGCACCCGGACAGCCGCGCTCTACCTGCGCGAGGCCAAGTCGCTCTAG
- the rplW gene encoding 50S ribosomal protein L23 codes for MDYTQILLKPLISEKATLSKEFANQVVFYVHPKANKIEIKKAVEQAFDVKVEGVNVVRKRPSVRTRFGRAVGRQSGHKKAYVTLAPGEKIEFFEGV; via the coding sequence ATGGACTACACACAAATACTCTTAAAGCCGCTCATCTCGGAGAAGGCCACCCTCTCCAAGGAGTTCGCCAACCAGGTCGTCTTCTACGTCCACCCCAAGGCGAACAAGATCGAGATCAAGAAAGCTGTTGAGCAGGCTTTCGACGTCAAGGTGGAAGGCGTCAATGTGGTCCGCAAGCGGCCTTCGGTCCGGACGCGTTTCGGCCGCGCCGTTGGCAGGCAATCCGGCCACAAGAAAGCGTACGTGACGCTCGCGCCGGGCGAGAAAATCGAGTTCTTCGAGGGAGTGTAG
- the rpsG gene encoding 30S ribosomal protein S7, translating to MPRKGSVPKREITPDPIYKSKLAAKFISRLMVDGKKSVAERIFYQSLGELAEKTSEEPLRAFEKALDNVKPHMEVKPRRVGGATYQVPMEVRSERQVALAIRWLINYARARGEKGMAGRLTGELLDAYNNRGGAVKKKEDTHRMADANKAFAHYRW from the coding sequence ATGCCCCGCAAAGGATCCGTACCCAAGAGAGAGATCACTCCTGATCCGATCTACAAAAGCAAGCTGGCCGCAAAGTTCATCAGCCGCCTTATGGTTGATGGCAAGAAGAGCGTGGCCGAGCGCATTTTTTATCAATCCCTGGGCGAGCTCGCCGAGAAGACCAGCGAAGAGCCTCTGCGCGCCTTCGAGAAGGCCCTCGACAACGTAAAGCCGCACATGGAAGTCAAGCCCCGCCGCGTTGGCGGCGCGACCTACCAGGTTCCTATGGAGGTCCGCTCCGAGCGTCAGGTGGCTCTGGCCATTCGTTGGCTCATCAACTATGCCCGCGCCCGTGGCGAGAAGGGCATGGCCGGCCGACTGACCGGAGAGCTGCTCGATGCCTACAACAACCGCGGCGGCGCCGTGAAAAAGAAAGAAGATACTCACCGTATGGCCGATGCCAACAAGGCATTCGCCCATTACCGGTGGTAA
- the fusA gene encoding elongation factor G, which yields MSRVVPIPKQRNIGIMAHIDAGKTTTTERILFYTGVSHKIGEVHDGQATMDWMAQEQERGITITSAATTCYWRDHRINIIDTPGHVDFTIEVERALRVLDGAVAVFDAVAGVEPQSETVWRQADRYKVPRICFVNKMDRIGADFFRCVEMIKTRLKAKPVPLQIPIGSEDEFRGIVDLITGKALMFDQESLGATYETTEVPEDLQDMYESMRLEMLEAVAEEDEALLEKYLGGEEPTAEELVAALRQATVNLSIVPVMCGSAFKNKGVQPLLDAVVDYLPSPDQVHAIKGVDPDDETKEITCPCDDNEPLAALAFKLMADPYVGHLTFLRVYSGHIESGMTVINGATGRKERIGRLLKMHANKREEIKWSGAGDIVAAVGLKDVATGQTLCDPARPVVLESLDIPEAVIEVAIEPKSKADRDHLSEALAKLAKEDPSFRVKTDEDTNQTLISGMGELHLEIIVDRLLREFNVNANVGKPQVAYRETLTKPTKIDHKYAKQSGGRGQYGHVVLELEPGEPGDGYVFSDEIKGGVIPKEYIPSIGKGIQDAMKNGVYAGFPVVDVKAKLVFGSYHEVDSSEQAFYIAGSMAFKEGCRQAGMALLEPIMAVEVVTPEEYLGDVMGDLNGRRGRVSSMESRAGAQVVKAEVPLAEMFGYATDLRSRTQGRATFTMQFDHYERVPANLAEEITKQQTS from the coding sequence GTGTCACGCGTCGTCCCAATCCCCAAGCAGCGCAATATCGGCATCATGGCCCATATTGATGCCGGTAAGACTACCACTACCGAGCGCATCCTGTTCTACACCGGCGTCTCGCACAAGATCGGCGAGGTTCACGACGGTCAGGCGACGATGGACTGGATGGCCCAGGAGCAGGAGCGCGGCATCACGATCACCTCTGCCGCGACCACGTGCTACTGGCGTGATCACCGCATCAACATTATTGATACGCCTGGTCACGTGGACTTCACCATCGAGGTGGAGCGTGCGCTGCGCGTGCTCGACGGCGCTGTCGCGGTGTTCGACGCCGTGGCCGGCGTTGAGCCTCAGTCCGAGACGGTGTGGCGCCAGGCCGATCGTTACAAGGTCCCGCGCATCTGCTTTGTCAACAAGATGGACCGCATCGGCGCCGACTTCTTCCGCTGTGTGGAGATGATCAAGACGCGCCTGAAGGCCAAGCCCGTGCCGCTGCAGATCCCCATCGGTTCCGAGGACGAGTTCCGCGGCATCGTCGATCTGATCACCGGCAAGGCCCTGATGTTCGACCAGGAGTCTCTGGGCGCTACCTACGAGACCACGGAGGTGCCGGAAGACCTGCAGGACATGTACGAGTCCATGCGTCTCGAGATGCTCGAGGCCGTGGCCGAGGAAGACGAGGCCCTGCTCGAGAAGTATCTCGGCGGCGAGGAGCCCACGGCCGAAGAGCTCGTAGCCGCTCTGCGCCAGGCCACCGTCAACCTCTCTATTGTGCCTGTCATGTGCGGCTCCGCGTTCAAGAACAAGGGCGTTCAGCCCCTGCTCGACGCGGTGGTGGACTACCTCCCCTCGCCGGATCAGGTTCACGCCATCAAGGGCGTGGACCCCGACGACGAGACCAAGGAGATCACCTGCCCCTGTGACGATAACGAGCCTCTGGCGGCGCTGGCCTTCAAGCTGATGGCCGACCCCTATGTGGGCCACCTCACGTTCCTCCGCGTCTACTCCGGTCACATCGAGTCCGGCATGACCGTCATCAACGGCGCCACCGGCCGCAAGGAACGGATTGGCCGCCTGCTGAAGATGCACGCCAACAAGCGTGAGGAAATAAAGTGGTCCGGTGCAGGCGACATCGTCGCCGCCGTCGGCCTGAAGGACGTGGCCACCGGCCAGACTCTCTGCGATCCGGCCCGCCCCGTGGTGCTCGAGTCCCTCGACATCCCCGAAGCGGTTATCGAGGTCGCCATCGAGCCCAAGTCCAAGGCTGACCGCGATCACCTCTCCGAGGCGCTGGCCAAGCTCGCCAAGGAAGACCCGTCTTTCCGCGTAAAGACGGACGAAGACACCAACCAGACCCTTATTTCCGGCATGGGCGAGCTCCATCTGGAAATCATCGTCGACCGCCTCCTGCGCGAGTTCAACGTCAATGCGAACGTTGGTAAGCCGCAGGTCGCCTACCGCGAGACTCTGACCAAGCCCACCAAGATCGACCACAAGTACGCCAAGCAGTCCGGCGGTCGCGGCCAGTACGGCCACGTGGTGCTGGAGCTCGAACCCGGCGAGCCGGGCGACGGTTACGTGTTCTCCGACGAGATCAAGGGCGGCGTCATTCCCAAGGAATACATCCCGTCCATCGGCAAGGGCATCCAGGACGCCATGAAGAACGGCGTGTACGCCGGCTTCCCCGTGGTGGACGTGAAGGCCAAGCTGGTCTTCGGCTCCTACCACGAGGTGGACTCCTCCGAGCAGGCCTTCTACATCGCCGGCTCCATGGCCTTCAAGGAAGGCTGCCGTCAGGCCGGCATGGCTCTGCTCGAGCCCATCATGGCGGTGGAAGTCGTCACCCCCGAGGAGTACCTCGGTGACGTCATGGGCGACCTCAACGGACGTCGCGGCCGTGTCTCCAGCATGGAGTCCCGCGCTGGCGCCCAGGTCGTTAAGGCAGAGGTTCCGCTGGCCGAAATGTTCGGCTACGCCACCGATCTGCGCTCTCGCACGCAAGGCCGCGCCACGTTCACCATGCAGTTTGACCATTACGAACGTGTGCCCGCCAACCTGGCCGAAGAGATCACCAAGCAACAAACTTCCTAA
- the rplB gene encoding 50S ribosomal protein L2, with product MAVRKLKPTSPGRRFQTLADFTEITAVEPEKSLTVGLTKKSGRNSYGRVTARRRGGGHKRRYRIVDFKRQKTGVPAKVASIEYDPNRSARIALLHYADGDKRYILAPVGVRPGDTLLSGDTADIKPGNALTLSRIPVGTIVHNVELHPGKGGQICRAAGTYAQLVAKEGKYALLRLPSGEVRRVLSAGAATVGQVGNLDHENISLGKAGRSRWKGNRPKVRGVAMNPIDHPLGGGEGRSSGGRHPVSPWGKPTKGYKTRNKKKSSSKLIVKRRGEK from the coding sequence ATGGCTGTACGCAAATTAAAGCCTACGTCTCCGGGTCGGCGGTTCCAGACGCTTGCCGATTTCACGGAGATCACCGCGGTCGAGCCCGAGAAGTCGCTCACCGTCGGTCTGACCAAAAAGTCCGGCCGCAACTCGTACGGCCGCGTGACGGCTCGCCGTCGCGGCGGCGGTCACAAGCGCCGTTACAGGATCGTCGACTTCAAGCGCCAGAAGACCGGCGTGCCCGCCAAGGTTGCGAGCATCGAGTACGATCCCAACCGCAGCGCGCGCATCGCTCTTCTGCACTACGCCGATGGCGATAAGCGCTATATCCTGGCCCCTGTGGGCGTTCGCCCCGGCGACACGCTGCTGTCCGGCGATACGGCTGACATCAAGCCTGGCAACGCGCTGACCCTGTCGCGCATCCCCGTGGGCACCATCGTGCACAACGTGGAGCTGCACCCGGGCAAGGGCGGCCAGATTTGCCGCGCTGCCGGCACCTACGCCCAGCTCGTGGCCAAAGAAGGAAAGTACGCGCTGCTGCGCCTGCCCTCGGGCGAGGTGCGCCGCGTCCTGTCCGCCGGTGCCGCCACGGTCGGCCAGGTGGGCAACCTGGATCATGAGAACATATCCCTGGGTAAGGCCGGTCGCTCCCGTTGGAAAGGGAATCGGCCCAAGGTCCGCGGCGTCGCCATGAACCCGATCGACCACCCCCTGGGTGGTGGTGAGGGCCGTTCTTCCGGCGGCCGCCATCCGGTCTCCCCCTGGGGTAAGCCTACCAAGGGCTACAAGACCCGTAACAAGAAGAAATCTTCGAGCAAGCTCATCGTCAAACGCCGCGGTGAGAAGTAG
- the rpsL gene encoding 30S ribosomal protein S12 produces MPTINQLVRKQRAKVLKRKKTPALLECPQRRGVCTRVYTTTPKKPNSALRKVARVRLTNGIEVTAYIPGEGHNLQEHSVVLIRGGRVKDLPGVRYHIVRGSLDTAGVSDRRQGRSKYGAKRPK; encoded by the coding sequence ATGCCGACCATTAACCAGCTCGTACGCAAGCAACGAGCCAAGGTGCTCAAGCGCAAGAAAACGCCCGCGCTTCTGGAATGCCCCCAGCGCCGCGGCGTATGTACGCGTGTGTATACCACGACCCCTAAGAAGCCGAACTCGGCTTTGCGGAAAGTCGCACGTGTCCGCCTGACCAATGGCATCGAGGTCACAGCGTACATTCCCGGTGAAGGCCACAACCTTCAGGAACACTCCGTGGTTCTGATCCGCGGCGGCCGCGTCAAGGACTTGCCCGGCGTGCGCTACCATATTGTTCGCGGCAGCCTGGATACGGCCGGCGTCTCCGACCGTCGTCAAGGCCGCTCCAAGTACGGCGCCAAGCGTCCTAAATAG
- the rpsJ gene encoding 30S ribosomal protein S10: protein MVSSDRIRIKLKAYDYRILDKAVAEIVDTARNTGAGIGGPVPLPTNIHKFTVNRSPHVDKKSREQFEMRIHKRLLDILEPTQQTVDALGKLSLPAGVDVEIKL from the coding sequence ATGGTTTCTTCCGACCGTATTCGTATCAAGCTCAAGGCTTACGATTACCGCATTCTGGACAAGGCGGTTGCTGAGATTGTGGACACGGCGCGCAATACTGGCGCCGGCATTGGCGGCCCCGTGCCCCTGCCGACGAACATCCACAAGTTCACCGTCAACCGCAGCCCGCACGTGGACAAGAAGTCCCGCGAGCAGTTCGAAATGCGTATTCACAAGCGGCTCCTGGATATCCTCGAGCCCACTCAGCAGACCGTCGACGCACTTGGCAAGCTTTCGCTGCCCGCCGGCGTGGATGTCGAGATCAAACTGTAG
- the rpsS gene encoding 30S ribosomal protein S19 produces the protein MPRSLKKGPFVDDHLIKKVERAGESGDRRVIKTWSRRSTIVPEMVGMTFAVHNGKKFIPVFVTENMVGHKLGEFSPTRTYHGHAADKKSKAKR, from the coding sequence ATGCCCAGGTCGCTCAAGAAAGGTCCTTTTGTGGACGACCACCTGATCAAGAAAGTGGAGCGCGCCGGCGAGTCCGGCGACCGCCGGGTCATCAAGACCTGGTCGCGCCGCTCCACCATCGTGCCCGAAATGGTCGGTATGACCTTTGCGGTGCATAACGGCAAAAAATTCATCCCGGTATTCGTGACCGAAAACATGGTAGGCCACAAGTTGGGCGAGTTTTCGCCTACCCGTACCTACCATGGGCACGCCGCCGACAAGAAGTCCAAAGCCAAGCGGTAG
- the rplD gene encoding 50S ribosomal protein L4: MPTISVYDQTKKEVGTLELAPEVFEVAIKPEILHLVVRHQETIRRAGTHATKNRAKISGGGKKPWRQKGTGRARAGTTRSPLWRHGATVFGPQPREYGFKVNKKIKQLAMKMALSSRFAEEKLMIVKGFELPEAKTKNFVDVKNALGAKKVLIVVGEEDNTLSLSARNVPGVTVLTKDTFGVRDILVHSELILTEDAAKAVQERLS, encoded by the coding sequence ATGCCTACGATATCCGTATACGACCAGACCAAGAAAGAAGTGGGAACGCTGGAGCTCGCCCCTGAAGTCTTCGAAGTGGCCATCAAGCCCGAGATCCTGCATCTCGTGGTGCGCCATCAGGAGACCATCCGCCGCGCCGGCACCCACGCCACCAAGAACCGCGCCAAGATTTCCGGCGGCGGTAAGAAACCCTGGCGCCAGAAAGGCACCGGCCGCGCACGCGCCGGTACCACTCGTTCGCCCCTGTGGCGGCACGGCGCTACTGTGTTCGGCCCCCAGCCCCGGGAGTACGGCTTCAAGGTCAACAAGAAGATCAAACAGCTCGCCATGAAGATGGCTCTGTCCTCGCGTTTTGCCGAGGAGAAGCTGATGATCGTCAAGGGCTTTGAGCTTCCCGAGGCGAAGACCAAGAACTTCGTTGATGTGAAGAACGCTCTCGGCGCAAAAAAAGTCTTGATTGTTGTGGGGGAAGAGGATAACACTCTCTCTCTTTCGGCAAGGAATGTTCCCGGCGTAACGGTGCTGACCAAAGACACATTCGGTGTTCGCGATATCCTCGTGCACTCCGAGCTGATCCTCACCGAGGACGCCGCCAAGGCCGTGCAGGAGCGGTTGAGCTAG
- the rplC gene encoding 50S ribosomal protein L3 — protein sequence MALGILGRKLGMTRIFNQDGTAVPCTVVEAGPCPVIQIKNPDTDGYSAIQVGFDAVPERKVNKPQQGHQKKADKGLFRMLREFRIANVDEYELGQELTVELFNPGEKVKVSGTSIGKGFQGVMKRWNFGGSPASHGHEKVHRKPGSVGHATFPSKVFKGKKMPGQMGNKTVTTGNLEVVDVRPEDNLLIIRGAVPGPRNGLVMIFKKS from the coding sequence ATGGCACTCGGCATACTTGGACGCAAACTGGGCATGACCCGTATCTTCAACCAGGACGGCACGGCTGTTCCGTGCACCGTGGTTGAAGCCGGCCCCTGCCCTGTGATTCAGATCAAGAATCCCGACACGGACGGCTACTCCGCCATCCAGGTAGGGTTCGACGCAGTACCGGAGCGGAAGGTCAACAAGCCCCAGCAGGGCCACCAGAAGAAGGCCGACAAGGGCCTCTTCCGCATGCTCCGCGAGTTCCGCATCGCCAACGTGGACGAGTACGAACTCGGCCAGGAGCTTACGGTGGAACTGTTCAACCCCGGTGAGAAGGTCAAGGTTTCCGGCACCTCCATCGGTAAGGGTTTCCAGGGCGTCATGAAGCGCTGGAACTTTGGCGGCTCCCCCGCGAGCCACGGCCACGAGAAGGTGCACCGCAAGCCCGGCTCCGTGGGCCACGCAACCTTCCCCAGCAAAGTCTTCAAAGGCAAGAAGATGCCTGGACAGATGGGCAACAAGACCGTGACGACCGGCAACCTCGAAGTTGTCGACGTTCGTCCCGAGGATAACCTGCTCATCATCCGCGGCGCTGTGCCCGGGCCCCGCAACGGCCTGGTCATGATCTTCAAGAAGTCCTGA
- the rplV gene encoding 50S ribosomal protein L22, whose amino-acid sequence MEARATAKYMRIAPRKARLVAKNVKGLPVEEAVNILKFTPKKAAKVLNKVLDSAVANAEQLGGVDVDSLVVKQIIVDEGPTWKRFMPRAMGRVNRILKRTSHITVVVEEGEEA is encoded by the coding sequence ATGGAAGCAAGAGCGACCGCCAAATACATGCGCATTGCCCCTCGCAAGGCGCGGCTCGTGGCGAAGAACGTCAAGGGCCTGCCTGTCGAGGAGGCGGTGAACATCCTGAAGTTCACACCGAAGAAAGCGGCAAAGGTTCTGAATAAAGTGCTTGATTCCGCTGTAGCCAACGCCGAGCAGCTTGGCGGCGTGGACGTGGATAGCCTGGTCGTCAAGCAGATCATCGTTGACGAAGGCCCCACGTGGAAACGTTTCATGCCCCGCGCCATGGGCCGTGTGAACAGGATACTCAAGCGAACCAGCCACATCACTGTCGTGGTGGAAGAAGGCGAGGAAGCATAG
- a CDS encoding CDP-glycerol glycerophosphotransferase family protein: MAEFDPGTLKALSDISRRTPKKANCVIFMGRIGGALIDNVKYAFLDCVRHFPDLQGFFLTHDQAQRDLLARQNLPVLLFPDTEAVQICARASVVVSDDFWWRSHSPVHALLEEARTFQLWHGIPLKAIGFPEIESSVNMTPEKAEYLRANYSGYDAVLSTSPYFTEHAFGRAFGANDFPELGYPRNDAMLRPPDKYDMLNVDVALYGELRQRRKEGWRVVFYMPTFRDTGGDPFSDGAINPGKLVEFARRNKIIFVCKFHPYVQARIASNDPHVRVCASHTDPYPMLRLADALVTDYSSIYFDYLLLKRPIVYFQYDHEAYVTRNRELMLDMDDVTPGIRTADEEALYAALAKVLDHGDPHEAERDALLARSFTHHDDGAGKRVNQYVLDHLVAMAAQSAVTPQTASITRRTTA, translated from the coding sequence ATGGCAGAGTTCGATCCGGGGACGCTCAAGGCCCTGTCCGACATTTCCCGCCGCACGCCGAAGAAGGCCAACTGCGTCATCTTCATGGGCCGCATCGGCGGCGCGCTCATCGACAACGTGAAGTACGCGTTTCTCGACTGCGTGCGTCATTTTCCCGACCTGCAAGGGTTCTTCCTGACGCACGACCAGGCCCAGCGCGACTTGCTGGCGCGGCAGAATCTGCCCGTGCTCCTGTTCCCGGATACCGAGGCCGTGCAGATCTGCGCGCGTGCGTCCGTGGTGGTCAGCGACGACTTCTGGTGGCGCTCCCACAGCCCGGTGCACGCCCTGCTCGAAGAGGCGCGCACCTTCCAGCTCTGGCACGGCATCCCGCTCAAGGCCATCGGCTTTCCGGAGATCGAGTCCAGCGTGAACATGACGCCCGAGAAGGCCGAGTACCTGCGCGCCAACTACAGCGGGTACGACGCCGTGCTCTCCACCTCGCCCTACTTCACCGAGCACGCATTCGGCCGGGCCTTCGGGGCCAATGACTTCCCGGAGCTCGGCTACCCGCGCAACGACGCAATGCTCCGGCCGCCGGACAAGTACGACATGCTCAATGTGGACGTTGCGCTCTACGGCGAGCTGCGCCAACGCCGCAAGGAAGGCTGGCGGGTGGTCTTCTACATGCCCACCTTCCGCGACACCGGCGGCGATCCCTTCAGCGACGGCGCCATCAACCCCGGCAAGCTTGTGGAGTTCGCCAGGCGCAACAAGATCATCTTTGTCTGCAAGTTCCATCCGTACGTACAGGCGCGCATCGCCAGCAACGACCCGCATGTCCGGGTCTGCGCCTCGCACACTGACCCCTACCCCATGCTCCGCCTGGCCGACGCCCTGGTGACGGACTACTCCTCCATCTACTTCGACTATCTCCTGCTCAAACGGCCCATCGTCTACTTCCAGTATGACCACGAGGCGTACGTGACCAGGAACCGCGAGCTGATGCTGGACATGGATGACGTGACCCCGGGCATCAGGACCGCCGACGAGGAGGCGCTGTATGCGGCCCTCGCCAAGGTATTGGACCACGGGGACCCGCACGAGGCAGAGCGCGACGCGTTGCTGGCCCGGAGCTTTACGCACCACGACGACGGGGCCGGCAAACGCGTGAACCAGTACGTACTCGATCATTTGGTGGCCATGGCGGCGCAGAGCGCCGTCACGCCGCAAACCGCGTCCATCACGAGGAGGACGACAGCATGA
- the rpsC gene encoding 30S ribosomal protein S3, whose protein sequence is MGQKVHPYGFRLGYNKNWLSRWYSKKDYPSYVFEDHKIRTFVKKTLYHAGVSKIEIERAGGKIRLIIHTARPGIVIGRKGVEIEKLRSDLRRKFGKEFGIEVNEIRRPEVDAQLVAENIAMQLERRVAFRRAMKRTVSLARKFGAEGIKVYCAGRLAGAEIARSEWYRDGRVPLHTLRADLQFGVARANTTYGVIGVKVWIYKGDILDQETEQ, encoded by the coding sequence ATGGGTCAAAAAGTTCATCCGTACGGATTCCGGCTCGGCTACAACAAGAATTGGCTGTCGCGCTGGTACTCCAAGAAAGATTATCCGAGTTACGTCTTCGAGGATCACAAGATCCGCACCTTTGTGAAGAAGACGCTGTACCACGCCGGAGTCTCCAAGATCGAGATCGAGCGCGCAGGCGGCAAGATCCGCCTGATCATCCACACCGCCCGTCCCGGCATCGTCATCGGCCGCAAGGGCGTGGAGATCGAAAAGCTCCGCAGCGATCTGCGCCGGAAGTTCGGCAAGGAGTTCGGCATCGAGGTCAATGAGATCCGCCGCCCCGAAGTGGACGCACAGCTCGTGGCCGAGAACATTGCCATGCAGCTCGAACGCCGCGTCGCTTTCCGCCGCGCCATGAAGCGCACGGTGAGCCTGGCCCGCAAGTTCGGCGCCGAAGGCATCAAGGTCTACTGCGCAGGTCGTCTGGCCGGCGCCGAGATCGCGCGCTCTGAATGGTACCGTGATGGCCGCGTGCCGCTGCACACCCTGCGCGCAGATCTGCAGTTCGGTGTAGCACGCGCCAACACCACCTATGGTGTCATTGGTGTGAAAGTTTGGATCTACAAAGGCGACATCCTCGACCAGGAAACGGAGCAGTAA
- the tuf gene encoding elongation factor Tu, giving the protein MGKAKYERSKPHVNVGTVGHIDHGKTTLTAAITKILSMKAGGSYIAFDEIDKAPEEKERGITIATAHVEYETDKRHYAHVDCPGHADYIKNMITGAAQMDGAILVVAATDGPMPQTREHILLARQVGVPSLVVFLNKVDLVDDPELLELVELEVRELLTSYEYPGDDIPVVLGSALKALECDTPDDEAAKPIFELMEALDSYIPEPERDIDKPFLMPIEDVFSISGRGTVVTGRVDRGVIKVGEEIEIVGMKDTVKTTCTGVEMFRKILDQGQAGDNVGVLLRGIKREDVERGQVLARPGTITPHRKFKAEVYVLSKEEGGRHTPFFSGYRPQFYFRTTDVTGVITLEEGVEMVMPGDNATFNVELIVPIAMEKGLRFAIREGGRTVGAGVVSEITE; this is encoded by the coding sequence ATGGGCAAAGCCAAGTACGAACGCAGTAAGCCGCACGTCAACGTGGGCACAGTCGGCCACATCGACCACGGCAAGACCACCCTCACGGCGGCCATTACCAAGATCCTCTCCATGAAGGCCGGTGGCAGCTACATCGCCTTCGACGAGATCGACAAGGCCCCCGAGGAGAAGGAGCGCGGCATCACCATCGCCACCGCTCACGTGGAGTATGAGACCGACAAGCGCCACTACGCACACGTGGACTGCCCCGGCCACGCCGACTACATCAAGAACATGATCACCGGTGCGGCGCAGATGGACGGCGCCATCCTGGTGGTCGCCGCCACCGACGGCCCCATGCCGCAGACTCGTGAGCACATCCTGCTCGCCCGTCAGGTCGGCGTGCCGTCCCTGGTTGTCTTCCTGAACAAGGTGGACCTGGTGGACGACCCCGAGCTTCTGGAGCTGGTCGAGCTCGAAGTCCGCGAGCTGCTCACCAGCTACGAGTACCCGGGCGACGACATTCCGGTGGTCCTGGGTAGCGCGCTCAAGGCTCTTGAGTGCGACACCCCGGACGACGAGGCAGCCAAGCCGATCTTCGAGCTGATGGAAGCTCTGGACAGCTACATTCCCGAGCCCGAGCGCGACATCGACAAGCCGTTCCTGATGCCCATCGAGGACGTGTTCTCCATCTCCGGCCGCGGCACCGTGGTGACCGGTCGTGTTGACCGCGGCGTCATCAAGGTGGGCGAGGAGATCGAGATCGTCGGCATGAAGGACACCGTGAAGACGACCTGCACGGGCGTCGAGATGTTCCGCAAGATCCTGGATCAGGGTCAGGCCGGCGACAACGTGGGTGTTCTGCTGCGCGGCATCAAGCGCGAGGATGTGGAGCGCGGCCAGGTTCTGGCGCGTCCGGGCACCATCACCCCGCACCGCAAGTTCAAAGCCGAGGTGTACGTGCTCTCCAAGGAAGAGGGCGGCCGTCACACGCCGTTCTTCTCTGGCTACCGTCCGCAGTTCTACTTCCGTACCACGGACGTGACCGGCGTGATCACCCTGGAAGAGGGTGTGGAGATGGTCATGCCCGGCGACAACGCGACCTTCAACGTCGAGCTCATCGTCCCCATCGCCATGGAGAAGGGTCTGCGCTTCGCGATTCGCGAAGGCGGCCGCACCGTCGGCGCCGGCGTTGTCTCGGAGATCACGGAGTAA